In the Flagellimonas sp. HMM57 genome, one interval contains:
- a CDS encoding OmpA family protein produces MRLRFTYILSLFFFTLMFSSMVSQNLVHNGGFEDFVECPVKMSNLNKDAEYWSAPTLGTTDYFNECSKTKLGIPMNFKGKQDAFEGDAYAGLYLFAPKDYREYIQVKLSKTLKKGHRYRLSLSLSLSEKSDGAVMDIGAVFSEKPLSVHTKRQLSNAMLSSQVIKTTHAKQFSSNGFYDDKGDWMEVELDFVAKGFEGNLILGNFKSNGGTKYLDFNKNPASVEGYSYYYLDNVTLTYLGPEYKPNQSYVLNHVNFDFDRFELEPKAKQSLADVYEYLKKNPNLKVSISGHTDDLGSDKYNEVLSSQRANTVAKHLIKLGLEKNRISYMGYGNKIPLDSTLTDKARRKNRRVEFVMTEFVDDE; encoded by the coding sequence ATGCGATTACGGTTCACTTACATATTGTCCCTTTTCTTTTTTACCTTGATGTTTTCATCAATGGTCTCACAGAACCTTGTTCACAATGGTGGTTTCGAGGATTTTGTGGAATGCCCTGTCAAGATGAGCAATCTAAACAAAGATGCAGAGTATTGGAGCGCACCAACTTTGGGTACTACAGATTACTTCAATGAATGCAGTAAGACCAAGTTGGGAATTCCCATGAATTTTAAGGGGAAACAAGACGCCTTTGAAGGAGATGCCTATGCGGGTCTATATTTGTTCGCACCTAAAGATTACCGAGAATATATTCAAGTAAAGTTATCCAAAACCTTAAAAAAAGGACACCGTTATAGGTTAAGTTTATCCTTGAGTCTATCTGAAAAATCAGATGGTGCAGTAATGGACATAGGTGCTGTTTTTTCAGAAAAACCACTGTCCGTTCATACAAAGCGGCAGCTTTCAAATGCGATGCTATCCTCGCAGGTTATTAAAACAACACATGCCAAACAATTCTCCTCCAATGGCTTTTACGATGATAAAGGAGATTGGATGGAAGTTGAATTGGACTTTGTGGCCAAAGGATTTGAAGGCAATCTTATCCTTGGAAACTTTAAAAGTAATGGGGGAACCAAATATCTGGATTTTAATAAAAACCCAGCTTCGGTCGAAGGCTACTCATACTATTATCTTGATAATGTTACACTAACATACCTAGGTCCAGAATACAAGCCCAACCAAAGTTATGTGCTCAATCATGTAAATTTTGACTTTGACCGTTTTGAACTGGAACCTAAGGCAAAGCAAAGTTTGGCAGATGTATATGAATACCTCAAAAAGAATCCCAACTTAAAAGTTTCTATCAGCGGTCATACAGATGATCTGGGGTCAGATAAATACAATGAAGTCCTGTCAAGTCAACGTGCCAATACGGTTGCAAAACACTTAATAAAGCTCGGACTTGAAAAAAACAGAATTTCCTATATGGGTTACGGGAATAAAATTCCTTTAGATAGCACACTTACCGATAAGGCCAGAAGAAAAAATCGACGTGTAGAATTTGTGATGACCGAGTTTGTTGATGATGAGTAA
- a CDS encoding OmpA family protein, whose amino-acid sequence MNPGFEKFKSCPSNIINSGTLLEDVSLPTSSSGDYFNACGSSDFSVPANFKGSQKAEEGSGYVGLYFYALNNYREYVQLNTSKTLREKHPYKISLKLSLAEASSLALKNMSIVLVNKKVKFPNGSALTSSRMDLKEDIMFHEVKLKPNKSLANTDDWITLTAEFDAKGFENHIIIGNFKNNVDTELLNHDGSILSSDFSYYYVDNLMLEELPRINYEKDKIYVLERNPYEPKGYELDAEAIASVKKIFKYLKENAEVQMKITGHSDNVGKPEYNKFVSSLRARAVALYLKNLGIDDNRIVWEGVGDTRPLRNGKIKESHLSNRRVEFVMTDFQDE is encoded by the coding sequence TTGAACCCGGGCTTCGAAAAGTTTAAATCCTGTCCATCAAATATTATCAATTCTGGTACTTTACTGGAAGATGTTTCTTTACCAACATCAAGTTCTGGAGATTACTTTAATGCATGTGGTTCGAGTGATTTCTCGGTTCCTGCCAATTTTAAGGGTTCGCAAAAAGCTGAGGAAGGCTCCGGCTATGTTGGACTTTATTTCTACGCCTTAAATAACTATCGCGAATATGTTCAGTTGAATACCAGTAAAACATTAAGGGAAAAACACCCTTACAAAATTTCATTGAAATTAAGTCTTGCCGAGGCATCTAGCCTAGCGTTGAAGAATATGTCAATCGTACTGGTCAACAAAAAAGTAAAGTTTCCAAACGGCTCGGCTTTGACCAGCTCCCGCATGGATCTTAAAGAAGACATCATGTTTCACGAAGTCAAACTAAAGCCGAACAAATCTTTGGCAAATACCGATGATTGGATTACCCTAACTGCTGAATTTGATGCTAAAGGTTTCGAAAACCACATCATTATTGGCAATTTTAAAAACAACGTGGACACAGAATTGTTAAACCACGATGGTTCTATATTATCTAGTGATTTCTCATACTATTACGTTGATAATTTAATGCTTGAGGAATTGCCAAGAATCAATTATGAAAAAGACAAGATATATGTTCTAGAACGTAACCCGTATGAACCTAAAGGTTACGAATTGGATGCAGAAGCTATAGCAAGTGTCAAAAAAATATTCAAGTATCTCAAAGAAAATGCTGAGGTACAGATGAAGATTACAGGTCACTCTGATAATGTTGGAAAACCCGAATATAACAAGTTTGTATCCTCTTTAAGAGCTAGGGCGGTCGCACTTTATCTTAAAAATCTAGGAATCGATGACAACCGAATTGTTTGGGAAGGTGTGGGAGACACAAGACCACTTAGAAACGGGAAAATAAAAGAAAGCCATCTTTCCAATCGTAGGGTTGAGTTTGTAATGACCGACTTTCAAGACGAGTAA
- a CDS encoding carboxypeptidase-like regulatory domain-containing protein, translating to MRIATYMLVLSVVPYFGFGQNKITGKVVDQLGFPIYRASAEISTTDIITYTDYDGSFLLKSEKDFHWKVNIKSKGYEPESFFVLSGGNTGYIVLEYDDDIKKLLDGNSGLRQNFYWDAWKKAILVPKSEKLLASAINSSN from the coding sequence ATGCGCATAGCAACCTATATGCTCGTATTATCTGTTGTTCCTTACTTTGGCTTTGGTCAAAATAAGATAACGGGTAAAGTAGTTGACCAACTTGGGTTTCCTATTTACCGAGCCTCTGCGGAGATAAGTACAACGGACATTATTACGTATACCGATTATGACGGTTCATTTCTGCTTAAGAGCGAAAAAGATTTTCATTGGAAAGTCAACATTAAGTCCAAAGGCTATGAACCAGAATCCTTTTTTGTTTTAAGCGGTGGGAATACCGGTTATATTGTGTTGGAATATGATGACGACATTAAAAAACTGTTGGATGGTAATTCCGGTTTACGCCAAAATTTTTACTGGGATGCCTGGAAAAAAGCAATTCTAGTTCCTAAGTCGGAAAAACTTTTGGCCAGTGCGATCAATTCTTCCAATTGA
- a CDS encoding cell division ATP-binding protein FtsE gives MSETILKLQDVAVFQNENLILNNISLEVKKGEFVYIIGKTGSGKSSFMKTLYADLPLKQGSGSVVDFDLEKLQEKEIPFLRRKLGIVFQDFKLLSDRNINNNLRFVLKATGWTDASKMDNKIEEVLDKVGMKTKGFKFPHELSGGEQQRIAIARALLNDPELILADEPTGNLDPQTSVEVMKVLQDINQNGRTIIMATHDYALILKYPHKTLKCDGSKVFEVIQKATAS, from the coding sequence ATGTCGGAAACAATTCTAAAACTACAGGACGTAGCCGTATTCCAAAATGAAAACCTCATCTTGAACAACATATCCCTAGAAGTAAAGAAAGGGGAGTTTGTCTACATTATCGGCAAAACAGGAAGCGGGAAAAGTAGCTTCATGAAAACCCTGTACGCCGACTTGCCCTTAAAACAAGGGTCTGGCAGTGTAGTGGATTTCGATTTGGAAAAATTACAAGAAAAAGAAATTCCGTTCTTACGAAGAAAATTGGGTATCGTTTTTCAGGATTTTAAATTGTTGTCTGACCGAAACATCAATAACAATCTACGTTTTGTGCTAAAAGCTACCGGGTGGACAGATGCTTCCAAAATGGATAACAAAATCGAAGAGGTTTTGGACAAAGTTGGCATGAAGACCAAAGGTTTTAAATTCCCGCACGAACTTTCAGGAGGGGAACAACAGCGTATTGCTATTGCGCGGGCCTTACTTAACGACCCCGAATTAATTCTAGCAGACGAACCTACAGGGAACCTGGACCCACAGACTAGTGTAGAGGTGATGAAGGTGCTACAAGATATTAATCAAAATGGGCGAACTATCATTATGGCAACCCATGATTATGCATTGATATTGAAGTACCCTCACAAAACATTAAAATGCGATGGGAGCAAAGTCTTTGAGGTTATTCAAAAAGCAACTGCATCATGA
- a CDS encoding TonB-dependent receptor: MYKKHSYIFILLFLSLWGAVSAQETETDSIGTETVTVVKPYSPTVSDAFKLKSTPNLNDSIVLQKKKINYSIFSVPVASTFTPAKGKASRVKKTPLPTLYNSYASVGLGNFNNALVDFYTSREFSRGEDLLDFGLNHNSSRGAIESTPLDADFYNTKLDVSYAKKDRDLDWGASIGLQHQLYNWYGIENGAFEETIIAGIDATQNYFSAQAKAHVNLEDSFFKSGTVLVRRFWDATDSGENRVVFQPTIELPVTEELVTISAKLDYVGGSFENAPLNNTTNETGIDYGHFQVGISPSLQMLRDDLTLNLGANLVYGMDTENSEGNFYIYPSVTASYRLLDETVIAYGGVEGELHQNSYYDFVSDNPFVSPTLSIQPTDQQYEGYLGLKGQLVSNVGYNIKGSYTAENRRPLFLLNPENLVRDDEGDYFYGNSFQVFYDDIKTLGIFAELNVDINRNFTMGINAEFYDYDTETDNPAWNLPSIKGSLFMDYQIDEKWYMGANLFYVGERDDLVSQAVANALPSEFPSTIVTLDSFFDANAHVGYRFNEQLSVFVKASNIANNDYQRWANFRVQSFQALAGLSYKFDF, encoded by the coding sequence ATGTACAAAAAGCACAGCTATATATTTATCCTATTATTTTTGAGCCTTTGGGGAGCAGTTTCAGCTCAGGAAACTGAAACTGATAGTATTGGTACCGAAACGGTCACTGTGGTAAAACCTTACTCGCCGACCGTTTCAGATGCCTTTAAATTAAAATCAACGCCCAATCTAAATGATTCCATAGTGCTTCAAAAGAAGAAAATCAATTACAGTATTTTTTCGGTACCTGTAGCTTCTACGTTTACGCCCGCGAAAGGAAAAGCGTCGCGTGTAAAGAAAACACCGCTGCCCACGCTGTACAATTCGTATGCATCCGTTGGTTTGGGAAACTTTAATAATGCTTTAGTTGATTTTTATACCAGTCGTGAATTTAGCAGGGGTGAAGATTTGTTGGATTTTGGGTTAAACCACAATTCCTCTAGAGGTGCCATTGAATCTACGCCTTTGGATGCGGACTTTTACAACACCAAACTTGATGTTTCGTATGCAAAGAAGGATAGGGATTTGGATTGGGGTGCGAGCATAGGCCTCCAACATCAACTGTACAACTGGTACGGTATTGAGAATGGTGCTTTTGAAGAGACCATAATTGCTGGTATAGATGCAACACAGAACTATTTTAGCGCACAGGCAAAGGCACATGTAAACCTTGAAGATTCCTTTTTTAAAAGTGGAACCGTTTTGGTTAGAAGATTCTGGGATGCTACGGACTCGGGAGAGAATCGCGTTGTTTTTCAACCCACTATTGAACTGCCCGTTACAGAAGAGTTGGTTACCATAAGTGCTAAACTGGATTATGTTGGCGGAAGCTTTGAGAATGCACCTTTGAACAATACCACAAATGAAACTGGCATAGATTATGGCCATTTTCAGGTTGGTATAAGCCCAAGTCTGCAGATGCTTCGGGATGACCTTACTTTAAATTTGGGGGCAAACCTTGTCTATGGAATGGACACGGAAAACAGCGAAGGTAATTTCTACATTTATCCTTCAGTTACGGCATCGTATCGCTTGTTGGACGAAACGGTCATAGCCTATGGTGGAGTAGAGGGTGAGCTGCATCAGAATTCGTACTACGATTTTGTAAGCGATAACCCCTTCGTTTCACCGACTTTGTCAATTCAACCCACCGACCAACAATATGAAGGATATTTGGGTTTAAAAGGGCAATTGGTGTCCAATGTCGGGTACAATATCAAAGGCTCGTATACGGCCGAAAACCGAAGGCCTTTGTTTTTACTGAATCCTGAAAACTTGGTTAGGGATGATGAAGGTGACTATTTCTACGGGAATTCATTTCAGGTATTTTATGATGACATAAAAACGCTGGGTATTTTTGCTGAATTAAATGTGGACATCAATCGTAATTTCACCATGGGTATTAATGCTGAGTTCTACGATTATGATACCGAAACGGATAACCCAGCGTGGAACCTGCCCAGTATCAAAGGTTCTTTGTTCATGGATTATCAAATTGATGAAAAGTGGTACATGGGTGCCAATCTATTCTATGTGGGCGAACGGGACGACTTGGTTTCGCAAGCAGTTGCCAATGCCTTGCCCTCGGAATTTCCTTCCACTATTGTGACGTTGGATAGCTTTTTTGATGCCAATGCCCATGTAGGCTATCGCTTTAATGAACAACTTTCGGTTTTTGTCAAGGCATCCAATATTGCCAATAATGATTATCAACGTTGGGCCAATTTTAGGGTGCAAAGCTTTCAGGCATTGGCAGGGCTTTCCTATAAGTTTGATTTTTGA
- a CDS encoding tetratricopeptide repeat protein: protein MNRKNLIIFPIFLGFFFGATSQETKLFYHEDKAYQDALTLYNSQQYQAAQTIFEKVKVETKDHETEANSAYYAANAAIRLSQRGADKKMEDFVENYPTSTKRNSAFLDVADYYFETGKYPYALKWYKKVDQSTMSKKDKERFNFNNGYSLYASNNPKAAERYLSKVSNSPKYGSQAKYYLGYIAYEQDDYDSASERFDQITDPELLNEKLSYYQADLNFKLGNFEEAITMAKKQLPKSDRKEVSELNKIIGESYFNLEQYEEAIPYLEKYKGKRGKFNNTDYYLIGYAHYKQGDYEAAVQQFNKIIGGTNSVSQNAYYHLAECYLKLDKKPEALNAFRNASQMDFSAEIQKDAFLNYARLSYEIGNAYEPVPQVLTTYLEKYPKDEHQQEIQELLVDSYITSRNFEGAMRLLEENKGYASKETYQKVAFYRGVELFMDGDYEAALGRFSKSLKNAENPTFEARAMYWKAESAYRLNRFDEALTDFNRFEKLPAAQNLEVYQDINYNLGYCHFKLKDYASAITNFKSVTNSNTNNTERLNDSYLRLGDSYFVTSQYNPAQNAYNESLRLNGAEQDYASFQKTLCSGFLGNTSAKINGLNQFLTSYPKSLLRDDALFELGNSYIKMNEEAIGLQTYDRLLEEFATSKFAPRAMLRQGLVHYNANRNDQALTKLKGVVQKYPNTQEAKQAVATAKLVYVDEGKVSEYAAWARSLDFVEVTDAELDNASFEAADRKYIEGKTDMAINGYEAYLKEFPNGLHALNANFNLAQLYFSKGEKDKALPNYKVVADSNGEFTEQALTRVCELYIGKQDYDSALPYLERLENTAEISQNKTFAQSNLMKGYYEKRNYDQTIAYAEKVLKATKIDNRIKSDAQIMIARSAIATNDEQLAETAYKEVKKIAIGEMAAEAWYYDAYFKNKDQDFEASNTSVQKLAKDYASHKNWGGKGLVLMAKNFYALGDAFQATYILESVISNFSEFETIVAEAKGELAIIKAREAQSNSSVDPNGN from the coding sequence ATGAATCGAAAAAACCTCATCATTTTCCCGATATTTTTGGGATTCTTCTTTGGTGCCACCTCCCAGGAGACCAAACTATTTTACCACGAAGATAAAGCGTATCAAGACGCATTGACCCTTTATAATTCTCAACAGTACCAAGCAGCACAGACTATTTTTGAAAAGGTCAAGGTCGAAACAAAAGACCATGAGACCGAAGCCAATAGTGCATATTATGCTGCCAATGCTGCTATTCGCCTAAGCCAGCGTGGAGCGGATAAAAAAATGGAGGACTTTGTGGAAAATTATCCTACCTCTACCAAGAGGAACTCGGCTTTCTTAGATGTCGCCGATTATTATTTTGAAACAGGAAAATACCCGTATGCACTAAAGTGGTACAAAAAAGTAGATCAATCCACCATGTCCAAAAAGGATAAAGAGCGTTTTAATTTTAACAACGGATATTCACTTTACGCATCAAACAATCCCAAAGCGGCAGAACGCTATTTGAGCAAAGTGAGCAATTCACCAAAATATGGTTCCCAGGCAAAGTATTACCTAGGCTATATCGCTTACGAACAAGATGATTACGATAGTGCAAGTGAACGTTTTGACCAAATCACTGACCCAGAACTTCTAAATGAAAAATTATCCTATTATCAGGCGGACCTAAATTTTAAATTGGGCAATTTTGAAGAGGCGATTACCATGGCAAAAAAACAATTGCCAAAGTCCGACCGAAAGGAAGTATCCGAACTCAATAAAATTATTGGCGAAAGCTATTTCAATCTAGAACAGTACGAAGAAGCGATTCCCTATTTGGAAAAATATAAGGGGAAACGCGGAAAATTCAATAATACGGATTATTATCTTATTGGATATGCCCATTATAAACAAGGTGATTATGAAGCTGCGGTGCAACAGTTCAATAAAATCATTGGTGGTACCAATAGTGTATCACAAAATGCATATTACCATCTAGCCGAATGCTATTTGAAATTGGATAAAAAACCTGAAGCGTTGAACGCTTTTAGAAATGCTTCTCAGATGGATTTTAGTGCCGAAATTCAAAAAGATGCCTTTTTGAATTATGCTAGATTGAGCTATGAAATTGGCAATGCATACGAACCTGTTCCACAAGTATTGACTACTTATCTGGAGAAATACCCCAAAGACGAGCATCAACAAGAGATTCAGGAATTGTTGGTTGATTCATACATTACGTCCAGGAATTTTGAGGGTGCAATGCGTCTTTTGGAAGAAAATAAAGGATATGCCAGCAAAGAGACCTATCAGAAAGTAGCGTTTTACAGAGGTGTTGAATTGTTTATGGACGGTGATTACGAAGCGGCTTTAGGGCGATTTTCAAAATCACTTAAAAATGCTGAGAACCCAACTTTTGAGGCACGGGCCATGTATTGGAAGGCGGAATCCGCTTACCGATTGAATCGGTTTGATGAAGCGCTTACGGACTTTAACCGATTCGAAAAGCTTCCTGCTGCCCAAAATCTGGAGGTATATCAAGACATAAACTATAATTTGGGATACTGTCATTTTAAACTGAAAGATTACGCAAGTGCCATCACTAATTTCAAAAGTGTCACTAATTCTAATACAAATAATACAGAAAGACTCAATGATAGCTATTTGCGTTTAGGTGATAGTTATTTTGTGACTAGTCAATATAATCCTGCCCAAAATGCTTACAACGAGTCATTACGATTGAATGGCGCAGAACAAGACTATGCTTCATTTCAAAAGACATTGTGCAGTGGGTTTTTAGGGAATACTTCAGCTAAAATTAATGGGTTGAACCAATTTTTGACCAGCTACCCAAAATCCTTGTTACGGGATGATGCGCTGTTCGAATTGGGCAATTCTTACATCAAAATGAATGAAGAGGCTATAGGTCTCCAGACATATGATAGGCTTCTTGAAGAATTTGCCACAAGTAAGTTCGCACCAAGGGCGATGCTTCGCCAAGGACTGGTGCATTACAATGCCAACAGAAATGATCAAGCTCTGACCAAATTAAAAGGGGTTGTCCAAAAATATCCAAATACCCAGGAAGCCAAACAAGCAGTGGCAACTGCGAAATTGGTATATGTAGACGAGGGAAAGGTAAGCGAATATGCTGCATGGGCAAGAAGTTTGGACTTTGTGGAAGTAACGGATGCGGAGTTGGACAACGCCAGTTTTGAAGCTGCTGACAGAAAATATATTGAAGGAAAAACGGATATGGCCATCAATGGATATGAAGCATATCTAAAGGAATTTCCGAATGGACTCCATGCGCTAAATGCAAACTTTAATTTGGCCCAACTTTATTTTTCAAAAGGAGAAAAGGACAAAGCGTTGCCAAACTACAAAGTCGTTGCCGATAGTAATGGGGAGTTTACGGAACAAGCACTTACTAGGGTTTGCGAACTTTATATTGGCAAACAAGATTATGATAGTGCCCTTCCTTATCTAGAGCGATTGGAAAACACAGCTGAGATTTCACAGAACAAGACTTTTGCGCAATCCAACCTAATGAAGGGTTATTACGAAAAAAGAAACTATGACCAAACCATAGCATATGCAGAGAAAGTCTTGAAAGCTACAAAAATCGATAATCGTATTAAGAGCGATGCGCAAATCATGATTGCCCGCTCGGCAATTGCTACCAATGATGAGCAGCTGGCTGAGACTGCTTACAAGGAAGTAAAGAAAATTGCGATTGGCGAAATGGCTGCGGAAGCATGGTACTACGATGCCTATTTCAAGAATAAGGACCAAGATTTTGAAGCTTCGAATACTTCAGTACAAAAACTGGCAAAGGATTATGCCTCTCACAAAAACTGGGGTGGAAAAGGATTGGTACTCATGGCAAAGAATTTTTACGCTTTGGGTGACGCCTTTCAGGCAACCTACATTTTGGAAAGCGTAATTTCCAATTTCTCCGAATTTGAAACTATAGTTGCAGAAGCCAAAGGAGAACTTGCTATAATCAAAGCACGTGAGGCACAAAGTAATTCTTCAGTAGACCCTAACGGGAACTAA